Proteins encoded within one genomic window of Bradyrhizobium sp. CB1717:
- a CDS encoding MFS transporter — translation MPEQPISRNPPVSAGALLAHRAFLFFLLSRSLSRFSSQIAAVAIGWQIYDLTGSAFDLGMVGLVQFLPTALLVFVAGHAADRFERKRVVQLCQLVEAATALYLATITYLGAVSEVQIFIATFVLGIAGAFESPTTAALLPLIAPQGSLQRATEVASGAGQVATITGPALGGFAYAIAPHLAYAVMLLFWILGMILTGFIRPRPQAVAKDMDEADNIFAGVRFIRSNPAILGTISLDLFAVLFGGVTALLPIYARDILQTGPVGLGVLRAAPAVGALLMTMVLARHAISHHVGLRMFQAVIVFGIATIVFALSPWMWLSVLSLAILGAADTISVVIRFSLVQLSTPDEMRGRVGAVNFLFINASNQLGQFESGLTAALFGTMPAAVLGGVCTVAVALLWMKLFPSLRQVESLE, via the coding sequence ATGCCAGAGCAGCCAATATCCCGAAATCCGCCGGTCAGCGCCGGCGCGCTCCTCGCCCACCGCGCCTTCCTGTTCTTCCTGCTCTCGCGTAGCCTGTCACGCTTTTCGAGCCAGATCGCGGCGGTCGCGATCGGCTGGCAGATCTACGATCTCACCGGCTCGGCCTTCGACCTCGGCATGGTCGGGCTCGTGCAGTTCCTGCCCACGGCGCTCCTGGTGTTCGTCGCCGGCCACGCCGCCGACCGTTTCGAGCGCAAGCGCGTGGTCCAGCTCTGCCAGCTCGTGGAAGCCGCGACCGCGCTCTATCTCGCAACCATCACCTATCTCGGCGCGGTCAGCGAGGTGCAGATCTTCATCGCGACGTTCGTGCTCGGCATTGCCGGCGCCTTCGAGAGCCCGACGACCGCGGCGCTGCTGCCGCTGATCGCGCCGCAGGGTTCGCTCCAGCGCGCCACCGAGGTCGCGAGCGGTGCGGGCCAGGTCGCGACCATCACGGGTCCCGCGCTCGGCGGTTTCGCCTACGCGATCGCGCCGCATCTCGCCTACGCCGTGATGCTGCTGTTCTGGATTCTTGGGATGATCCTGACCGGCTTCATCCGGCCGCGGCCGCAGGCCGTCGCCAAGGACATGGACGAGGCGGACAACATCTTTGCCGGGGTCCGTTTCATCCGCAGCAATCCCGCGATTCTCGGTACCATCTCGCTCGATCTGTTCGCGGTGCTGTTCGGCGGCGTCACCGCGCTCCTGCCGATCTATGCCCGCGACATCCTCCAGACCGGCCCGGTGGGCCTCGGCGTGCTTCGCGCGGCGCCTGCGGTCGGCGCGCTCCTGATGACCATGGTGCTGGCGCGCCACGCCATCTCGCATCATGTGGGCCTGCGCATGTTTCAGGCCGTGATCGTGTTCGGCATCGCCACGATCGTGTTCGCGCTGTCCCCCTGGATGTGGCTGTCGGTGCTGTCGCTCGCGATCCTCGGCGCGGCCGACACGATCAGCGTCGTGATCCGCTTCTCGCTGGTGCAGCTGTCGACGCCCGACGAGATGCGCGGCCGGGTCGGCGCGGTGAATTTCCTCTTCATCAACGCCTCGAACCAGCTCGGCCAGTTCGAGAGCGGGCTGACGGCCGCCCTGTTCGGCACCATGCCCGCCGCCGTGCTCGGCGGCGTCTGCACGGTCGCAGTGGCGCTGCTCTGGATGAAGCTGTTTCCGAGCCTGCGGCAGGTGGAGAGCCTGGAGTAG